Genomic window (Verrucomicrobiia bacterium):
TTGAGGTCGTTGACACGAACACCATGACCACAAACATGATGATCGTCTCTCCCACCAACGCGATCTTCAATTTTCAAAAAGCTAATTTCCGGGTTCCTTCCGACGTGAACGAGACGAATACGGACTGGCCGGAAGTTTCCCTGTATATCTCGCGGTCTGGCACGAACCGGTCTGCAACCACCCTTCAATATCGGGTTAATAATTATTTGGGAGACGGCGAAGACGGCGACGAGCAGCGGAACATCTTTTTCCCCTTGCAGCCGGGATCGGACTACGCGGTTCCTACTCCGCCCGACTGGCCGCCCATCCGTGGCGCGAATCCCGATTTCGAGATGGCCCGGGGCTCCGTCAGTTTCGGCGAGAACGATTTCATCCCTAAACGGATTACATTCACGGTTCCCCCGAACGCGCTTCCGAGGTTCAACAAGGATTTCCGCGTTCAGCTCTACCGCGAGGTTCAGATTAACGGAAGAAACACCCCCGTGCTGGTTGGAATGGTCAATGAAACAGCCGTAACCATCCTGTTCAACGATCGGACCCCGCCTGCGGGTTCAGTGGACCAGCTCTATAATGCGGACTTCAATGCGAGCTTGGCACTTCCACCCGACATCGTTCCCCAAACCTGGCCGAACAATAACCTCGCGCATCCAGGTGTGGCGGGTCAGGTATACGCGATGGTGGTGCGAACCAACGATCAGACTCTAGCTGTCGGAGACTTCGTGTCGTACAACGGCTATCCGCAGGGAAATATTGCTTTGATCAATCCGGACGGCTCGCTCGACCTGTCTTTTCAAACGGGCTCGGGCGCCAATGGGGCGATCTTCGCTGTCGCGATGATGCCTTCGGGTGCGCAATGTGTCGTTGCAGGCGACTTCACGTCGTTTAATGGAAACGGATCATCAGGCATAGCCCGGATCAACATGGACGGAACCTTGGATGCATCGTTCACGCCCTTTGCCAACGGCGCCGTCCAGGCAATGTTGGTTCAGCCCGACGGGAAGATTGTCATCGGCGGAGATTTCACCGAGGTAAATGGCATCCAGCGACTTCATGTGGCGCGCTTGAACTTCGATGGAACCCTGGACACGGATTTCGATCCTGGCACCACCTTCAATGGTCCTGTTTATGCCCTGTCGGCTCCAATGCCGTTCGTCATTCACGCAGGCGCAGAGTCGACGGGAGGCAGCAACGAAGTGGTGGAAGTGATCAATTTCGCGCCAGCGACGACTGGCATACTCCGGGTCGATTATGACATGTTGGGTGTCCCTGACAGTCTTCGGGTGTATTACGGCGAGACCAATGGAACTCCAATCTTTCAGACGGGAAATGTCAGCGGGACTGGAACGATCCAAATCCCATTCGGACCAGCCAACGGCGTCACTACGAACTTCATAACACTGGTGATGAACATGGGAGGCGGCGAGAGCGGCACCTTCTGGTCTTATTCAGCTTCCGTTCAGATTCTTCCTTCCGTAACCGAGGGCATTGCCGTCGGGGGCCGTTTTGACGTTGCGGGGCGCCCATATAAAAACATCGCGCTGCTGAATTCATTTACCGGCCAGATTGATCCAGCCTTCAACCCGGGAACTGGTCCCAATAACACGGTCCTGTCCCTTGCGTGGCAGCTGAACGGTCAAATTCTCGCAGGCGGCGTGTTCACCGCGGTGAACGGCAGCCCCAACAACCACCTGGTCCGCCTCAACCAGAACGGCACCGTTGACACTACCAATTTCTTCATCGGAACAGGTGCCGACGATGTTGTCTACACAGTCATCCCGCGACTGGATGGAACGATCTATGTGGGTGGCGCATTTTCGAAATTCAACGGCACTCACCGTCGTGGATTCACCCGTCTTTACCCGAACGGGACGGTCGATACCACTTTTCTGGATACAGCATACAACCAATTCGCCGGGCTCAAGCGGGTGTATTCCTGGGACTTGCCCGCAGTTTTTTGCGCGGGCGTGCAGACCGACGGGAACGTCATGATAGGCGGTGCCTTCGAACAAGTGGGTGGCGGGCAGCCGAACACCAATGTGTTCAACACGCTTAACGATTCGTTCGGGTATCCCAAGAGCTTTGAAGACCCGAACCTTTGGGTTGAGCCGAAGAGCCGCGATGGAGCACGAAATCGCCGAAGCATTGCACGCCTCATCGGCGGAGCGACGCCGGGGCCGGGAAATATCGGTTTGAAGTTGAATAGCTACACAGCGAACAAGAGCCAGTCATCGCTATTTGTCAGCCTGCTCCGAACCAACGGCGTCCTCGGCCCGGTCTCCGCCAATTTTTCAGTGAATCCAGGCCTTGCGTTGACTGGGCGCGATCTGGTCTACACCAGTGATGCGCCGCTGTATTGGATTGGCTGGCAGTACCTCAGCCGTCCGACGCGCGAGCGTTCGGATGGTTTGTTTGGAACCAGCGGGTTCCTGATCGATCCCTACGGCCTGAACCTGTTCAACTCCGACTCTGAGATCAACAACCTGTCGACGGTAACTGTCAGCATCATCAAGAACACGGAAATCGCCGGAAACCTGAATGCGAGCTTCCAGCTCTCCAATCCGAGCTATTCCGAAAACTTTCTGCTGGGCGGGCAGAATATCCCCATTGCCGCCGCGCTCGGTGTCTCCACCGCGCCTTTGGCACTGATCGACGATACGCAGCAGCCGGGCGTCTTTGGATTCGAATCGCCAACCTTCGTTGCGACGAATGCCAACGCACTGATTACAGTCCTGCGCAGCAACGGCACATTCGGAACCGTGTCGATGCGGTATTCCACAGCAAACGGCACAGCAACGGTCGGAACCGATTACGTTGGCCTGACGAACCGAACCCTGTTGTTTAATCAGAACGTTGTGAGCAATGGATTTGTTGTGACGATCCGGAACAATGGGTTCATCTACACGAACGCACAGGAGAAAACGGTTCAGATTTCTCTCTCGAACCTGGGAACCACCCCTGGCGCTACCTTCGGCATTTCCAATGCAATCATTCGGCTCATCAACCCCAACTACCAGGGTTATGTCACGCTGAGCACCAACCAGTATCAAGGCGCGCAGAGCGCCGGCTTCGTTAACTTCATTGTCAATCGCGTGGCAGGCAGCCTCGGGAGTGTCTCCGTGCGCTATGCCACTCTGAACGGATCAGCCGTCAATGGCATCGATTTCATCGGAACCACGAACACGCTTGTTTGGAACAGCGGCGATGTGGCGCCGAAGGTGATATCCGTGCCGTTGCTAAACGCGGGTGTCGTGGGCGCCAACCGGCAGTTCAATCTTGCCCTTTCAAACTTTGCCCTCAATGGCACGAACACCCCCGCGCTCGCTGGTCTCACAACAAACGCGATCGTTACAATCATCAACGACAACAGCTATGGGAAGCTGCAGTTTAATGCGCCCTCTTACACGGTGAACGAAAACGGTGGCGTTGCGACCGTGACAGTGATTCGGACTGACGGTGCCAGCGGAGCAGCCTCGGTAAGTTACTCAACCAGCAACGGACCGAATGGCGCCGCCGGAGTGAACTATGTCGCCACAAGTGGCGTGCTTTCATTCAGTGCCAACCAGCTCGCCGCCTCATTCGACATCCCGCTGTTGAACGACGGGGCCGTAAATCCTCCTGGTGTTCTGACGTTCAACGTTCATTTGTCGAACCCCGTAAACGCCACGCTTGGGGCCTTGCAGGATGCTCTCGTGAACGTCATCGACGCGAATTCATTCATTCGCCCGCCTGGAGGGGCTGATACGGAATTCGATATTGCAACCAAGTTCAATGACAGCATCCATTCGCTTAAATTGCAGGCGAACGGACAGATTATTGCCGTTGGCAGTTTTACCGCCGTTGGACCTATTCTCCGTAACCGGATCGTTCGCCTTAACACCGAGGGCGCCGTGGATGCAGACTTCCTTGCCGGAATGGCGGGTGCTAACGGTCCTGTGCTAACAGCCGCAATCCAGACAGATCAGCGCATCGTTCTCGGTGGCTCATTCACATCGGTCAATGGCGTGCACAGAAACTTCCTGGCCCGGCTGATGACTGACGGTTCGCTGGACACGAGCTTCAATCCTGGAGCTGGAGCCGATAACAGCGTGCTCGTAGTCGCGGAGGATTTCATTGGCGGCGCGCGAAAGGTTTACGCAGGCGGAATGTTCAGCATGGTCAATAGTTTCCTGAGCCCGCGTCTCATTCGGTTGAACAATGACGGTTCTGCCGATCCCTCATTTTCTGTGGGAACCGGTGCCGACGGGATTGTTAAAGCACTTGCTGTTTACCCGACAAACTCAATCCACGCTGGGAAACTTATCGTTGGGGGCAGTTTCACACACTTCAACGGAGTTCCGGTGCCTCGTCTGGCAAGATTGAACGCTGACGGCTCACTGGATACGGTGTTTGTCGCGAACCTCGCTTCCGGCCCCGGGGCTGACGTAGATGCGATCGTCATTCAACCTGACGGCGGGATTCTAGTTGGTGGCAGCTTCACGAATTTCCATAGCACGCTCGTGAACCGATTGGTCCTTCTCACGTCCAACGGCAATCTGGATTCGGCGTTCCTTGCCAACCTGGGCAGTGGATTCAACGACACGGTGAATGCAATCGCACTGCAGAGCGACAACAGGATTGTGGTGGGAGGGCAGTTCACCCAGGGTAACGGCGTCACCCGCAACCACGTGACGCGCCTCTTGGCCAACGGTTCTGTTGATCCCACGATCAATTTTGGAGCTGGAGCCAACGGGGACGTGGAGGCTGTGCTGGTCCAGCCCGATGGCATGATAGTGATCGGCGGTGCGTTTACGGAGTATGACGAACAGCCTCACGAGAACATCGCGCGCGTTTACGGCGGTTCGACCACCGGTTCTGGTGCGTTCAGCTTTACGTCGGCGAACTACGAGGTCACGGAATTTGGATCATTCGCCGTTGTTACTGTCCGCCGAACCGGTGGGACCAGCGGGCCAAATCCCGACGGCAGTGGAAATATCAGCATCCTGTTCCGCACCGCAAATGGCACGGCTGTTTCAGGGATTAATTACCTTGGAACCACCAACACTTTGATCTTCCCGCCCGGGGAAGTGCTGAAGATTGTCACCATTCCCATAATGGATGACTTTGTGGTCACTTCAAACCTCACTGTCAATCTTTCGCTTTCAAACCCCACACCGCCCGCAGGTATTGGTAATCAATCAACAGCGGTTCTAACGATTGTGAATACTGACACATCGGTCAGTCTCTCCTCCTCCATTTACAGCGTCCTGAAGAATGTTGTCACTGGGGGTGCTGACATTTCAATTGTTCGTCAGGGCGGGTCAGCGGGGACGGCGTCAGTGGCCTTTGCGACGACGACTGGCGGTACTGCTGTCGCGGGAGTGGACTACATTCCGACCAACACCATTGTGACCTTCCTTCCGGGCGAAACGGTGAAATCCGTCCGGGTTCCTGTCATTGACAATGGCCTGCCTCAGGGGAATAAGACCGTCGCGATCGCCTTAAGCAATCCAAGCGGATCATTTCTGCAGGAACCGTCTACGGCAATCTTGACGATCGTTGATACGGTAATCGCTCCCGGAACGATCAGCTTCGCCAGCCCAACCTATTCCGCGAGTGAAGGGGATTCGAGCGTGCTTGTGACTGCGATTCGCACAGGGGGAACATCTGGAAACGTTTCAGTCAGCTATACAACCGTTGCAAGCAATGGTGTTTCGGGCGTGAATTACGTCCATAGCAGCGGGTTGCTGTCCTTCAACGACGGCCAATCCAGCCGAAGCTTCACTGTGCCGCTCGTTGACAACAGTGCGGTTCAGGGAACGGTGCGGTTCTCGATCGTCCTGTCTGCGCCCACGGGCGGCGCCAGCCTCGGTGTGCCATCCACGACGGTCGTTTCAGTGGCTGACAACGACGAAGCGTTGTCGATTGCAGCATCGGGCGCAGCCCTGATTTCAGAAAGCACGCCGAATGGCTGGATCGACACCAACGAAACGGTGACTCTCGCATTTGGATTGCGGGTCGCAAGTGGCACGAACATCGGAAATCTCACGGCGACACTGCTTGCGACGAACGGAATCGTTTCGCCAAGCCCTGCATCCAATTCTTATGGAGCGTTGTCGGTTCGCGGGCCGTCAGCGTCCCGGAATTTCAGTTTCACCGTGAATCCCACATTTACGAACGGCCAGCAAATCGTGGCTGTTCTGCAGGTGCGGGAAAATGGAAACCCCATCGGGTTCGTGCAATTCCCATTTGTGCTCGGTTCCTTCACCCGGGTGTTTTCGAACGCGACGCCAATCGCCATCAACGACAACACATCCGCGTCGCCATATCCCTCGACCATTACTGTTTCGGGACTTGGACGAATTCTCACGAAAGCCACGGTTTCATTGAATCGGGTGAGTCATAGTTTCCCGCGCGACATTCAGGCTTTGGTTGCCTCGCCGGCTGCGCCGTCAGTGATGGTCCAGGGCAATGCGGGCGGCTCGTTCACAATCAACAACGTGAACCTCACATTCGACGATCTCGCTGCCGCTTACCTCACGACTAACCAGATTACTGCGGGCACGTATCGCCCAACGGTGATGGGAACTGTCACATCTCTTCCGAATCCGGCTCCATCAGCGCCCTATTCAACCAATCTCTCCACATTCAATGGCGCCAATCCCAATGGCGTGTGGTCCTTGTTCGTAAAGGATAACGCTCCGTTCAACACTGGCTCTATTGCAGGGGGATGGTCTCTCTCCCTCACAACCGTTGATCCCTTGGCTGGAGCGGCTGACGTGGGTGTCTCCGTGAGCGCGGCGGGAACCAACATTCCGGTAGGTGCACAACTGGTCTATGTCATCGCCGTAACGAACTACGGCCCGTCAATTGCATCGGATGTCGTCGTTACCAACCTTCTGCCTGCAGGGCTGTCCTTTGTCTCTACAACTCCGACGGCCGGTTCGTTCGTCCAAAGTGCTGGCACCATCAGGTGGAACGTTGGCACGCTG
Coding sequences:
- a CDS encoding Calx-beta domain-containing protein, encoding MHTAIQAWNPFLKLRRLAAVALAIGGLQSVVAQPLNDNFSSAEEVFGDWGSIAFDTTNATSEVGEPSHAGHPAQASIWFKWTAPRDGEVTLDTLGSTFDTVVAVYSGTELSTLAQTAANDDLFPISVVPQFTYSGSGDYAALAGRGSLPILTFTQNYYGPSGLRFNAKGGATYYFVVGSKTIFGVGEGTLSWAYKPSGVFRFATEDMDFSTGLPLYQTADTESFPPVGNDVNRNSVVLTYYTFNAPGVLLTVTRVGGAVGRVMVDYQTIDGTELPQLPTNNAAGIAGFDYAPVSGTLIFDDFEMSKTILIPIISSFSGSDLSNVVFGVSLSNPQYDPFESGDVAPPRIDSDRSLALVKILNTSADPYGPNTIEVVDTNTMTTNMMIVSPTNAIFNFQKANFRVPSDVNETNTDWPEVSLYISRSGTNRSATTLQYRVNNYLGDGEDGDEQRNIFFPLQPGSDYAVPTPPDWPPIRGANPDFEMARGSVSFGENDFIPKRITFTVPPNALPRFNKDFRVQLYREVQINGRNTPVLVGMVNETAVTILFNDRTPPAGSVDQLYNADFNASLALPPDIVPQTWPNNNLAHPGVAGQVYAMVVRTNDQTLAVGDFVSYNGYPQGNIALINPDGSLDLSFQTGSGANGAIFAVAMMPSGAQCVVAGDFTSFNGNGSSGIARINMDGTLDASFTPFANGAVQAMLVQPDGKIVIGGDFTEVNGIQRLHVARLNFDGTLDTDFDPGTTFNGPVYALSAPMPFVIHAGAESTGGSNEVVEVINFAPATTGILRVDYDMLGVPDSLRVYYGETNGTPIFQTGNVSGTGTIQIPFGPANGVTTNFITLVMNMGGGESGTFWSYSASVQILPSVTEGIAVGGRFDVAGRPYKNIALLNSFTGQIDPAFNPGTGPNNTVLSLAWQLNGQILAGGVFTAVNGSPNNHLVRLNQNGTVDTTNFFIGTGADDVVYTVIPRLDGTIYVGGAFSKFNGTHRRGFTRLYPNGTVDTTFLDTAYNQFAGLKRVYSWDLPAVFCAGVQTDGNVMIGGAFEQVGGGQPNTNVFNTLNDSFGYPKSFEDPNLWVEPKSRDGARNRRSIARLIGGATPGPGNIGLKLNSYTANKSQSSLFVSLLRTNGVLGPVSANFSVNPGLALTGRDLVYTSDAPLYWIGWQYLSRPTRERSDGLFGTSGFLIDPYGLNLFNSDSEINNLSTVTVSIIKNTEIAGNLNASFQLSNPSYSENFLLGGQNIPIAAALGVSTAPLALIDDTQQPGVFGFESPTFVATNANALITVLRSNGTFGTVSMRYSTANGTATVGTDYVGLTNRTLLFNQNVVSNGFVVTIRNNGFIYTNAQEKTVQISLSNLGTTPGATFGISNAIIRLINPNYQGYVTLSTNQYQGAQSAGFVNFIVNRVAGSLGSVSVRYATLNGSAVNGIDFIGTTNTLVWNSGDVAPKVISVPLLNAGVVGANRQFNLALSNFALNGTNTPALAGLTTNAIVTIINDNSYGKLQFNAPSYTVNENGGVATVTVIRTDGASGAASVSYSTSNGPNGAAGVNYVATSGVLSFSANQLAASFDIPLLNDGAVNPPGVLTFNVHLSNPVNATLGALQDALVNVIDANSFIRPPGGADTEFDIATKFNDSIHSLKLQANGQIIAVGSFTAVGPILRNRIVRLNTEGAVDADFLAGMAGANGPVLTAAIQTDQRIVLGGSFTSVNGVHRNFLARLMTDGSLDTSFNPGAGADNSVLVVAEDFIGGARKVYAGGMFSMVNSFLSPRLIRLNNDGSADPSFSVGTGADGIVKALAVYPTNSIHAGKLIVGGSFTHFNGVPVPRLARLNADGSLDTVFVANLASGPGADVDAIVIQPDGGILVGGSFTNFHSTLVNRLVLLTSNGNLDSAFLANLGSGFNDTVNAIALQSDNRIVVGGQFTQGNGVTRNHVTRLLANGSVDPTINFGAGANGDVEAVLVQPDGMIVIGGAFTEYDEQPHENIARVYGGSTTGSGAFSFTSANYEVTEFGSFAVVTVRRTGGTSGPNPDGSGNISILFRTANGTAVSGINYLGTTNTLIFPPGEVLKIVTIPIMDDFVVTSNLTVNLSLSNPTPPAGIGNQSTAVLTIVNTDTSVSLSSSIYSVLKNVVTGGADISIVRQGGSAGTASVAFATTTGGTAVAGVDYIPTNTIVTFLPGETVKSVRVPVIDNGLPQGNKTVAIALSNPSGSFLQEPSTAILTIVDTVIAPGTISFASPTYSASEGDSSVLVTAIRTGGTSGNVSVSYTTVASNGVSGVNYVHSSGLLSFNDGQSSRSFTVPLVDNSAVQGTVRFSIVLSAPTGGASLGVPSTTVVSVADNDEALSIAASGAALISESTPNGWIDTNETVTLAFGLRVASGTNIGNLTATLLATNGIVSPSPASNSYGALSVRGPSASRNFSFTVNPTFTNGQQIVAVLQVRENGNPIGFVQFPFVLGSFTRVFSNATPIAINDNTSASPYPSTITVSGLGRILTKATVSLNRVSHSFPRDIQALVASPAAPSVMVQGNAGGSFTINNVNLTFDDLAAAYLTTNQITAGTYRPTVMGTVTSLPNPAPSAPYSTNLSTFNGANPNGVWSLFVKDNAPFNTGSIAGGWSLSLTTVDPLAGAADVGVSVSAAGTNIPVGAQLVYVIAVTNYGPSIASDVVVTNLLPAGLSFVSTTPTAGSFVQSAGTIRWNVGTLAVNAGGRMTVTVNATTVGAKVSTILSRTATADPNAADDVAFLVANVTTATPPTVTGVRSGFGIQLSVGGAAVPTVVQASTNLTQWLPIFTNVPPFIFTDPNVGTQPYRFYRAVAQ